A single Flavobacterium sp. 1 DNA region contains:
- a CDS encoding DUF5916 domain-containing protein — protein MTLTRNFIVFLTISSIVHIYGQRKIIHTNSITSKISIDGKLNEEAWMSAETESNFVMYQPDNGKPINENKKTEVKVLYDNDAVYIAAVLYDENPSKIKKEITNRDSFGVTDYFSVFINGFNDGQQDFRFYVTAAGVQIDCIATEDYKDFSWDAIWDSKTAITDKGWIVEMKIPYAAIRFPNASKQTWGINFLRNIQRDVQVYSWNRIDTKIGAELTQNGILEGIENIKTPTRLFFIPYGSFYYQKDDFQSDNTFKGGLDIKYGISDAFTLDAILVPDFGQTKFDNAILNLEPFEQKLDENRPFFTEGTELFSKGNLFYSRRIGGFPSAEPILEKNEVITDYPSTVDLLNAIKVSGRTKNGLGIGFLNAITEKTYATIKDTITSAARKETIEPLTNYNIIVLDQRFNQNSSITFINTNTIRNGGFRDANVSGLLFDLNTKKNSYSLNGDFKYSSINTYEDYNGYKTALNFEKTSGKIRYEISGKYISENYDINDLGLIFYTNYHAAYGNISYRILNPTTVFNSFKITQEANLEIQNTTGKFQEDYLKTTVGASSLNNTYYEFSALYTPQETYDFYEPRVYGRYVRVPKRLSSYFGFEWNRNHAFTIDATTSFVKYDEKNRQTYGIYINPKYRFSNQFSLEYALEYTNKKNDRGRVGYDNNGIVFAERNREILSNILTGKFAITNTMALNLDARYYWSYADNHEFFTLQDDGSLTPNSSYNLNKNRNFNSWNLDLSYSWWFAPGSEIILLYRNYALEETNQVEKDISSNLSHIFNSNQTNIFSVSIRYYIDYNVVKNKF, from the coding sequence ATGACATTAACCCGCAATTTTATTGTATTTTTAACAATTTCAAGCATTGTCCATATCTATGGTCAAAGGAAAATTATTCATACGAATTCTATTACTTCAAAAATTTCAATTGATGGAAAATTAAATGAAGAAGCTTGGATGTCAGCAGAAACAGAATCCAATTTTGTCATGTATCAGCCTGATAATGGCAAGCCAATAAATGAAAATAAAAAAACTGAAGTCAAAGTGTTATATGACAATGATGCTGTTTATATTGCAGCCGTATTATACGACGAAAACCCTTCTAAAATAAAAAAGGAAATTACCAATCGGGACAGTTTTGGCGTAACAGATTATTTTTCGGTTTTTATCAATGGATTTAATGACGGGCAGCAGGACTTCAGATTTTATGTAACCGCAGCCGGAGTACAGATAGACTGCATTGCAACCGAAGATTACAAAGATTTTTCATGGGACGCTATTTGGGACAGCAAAACAGCTATTACCGATAAAGGCTGGATAGTGGAAATGAAAATTCCGTATGCCGCAATACGTTTCCCTAATGCATCAAAACAAACATGGGGAATTAATTTCCTAAGAAACATACAAAGAGATGTACAGGTATATTCCTGGAATCGGATTGACACTAAAATTGGAGCGGAACTTACCCAAAACGGCATATTAGAAGGCATTGAAAACATTAAAACACCTACCCGATTATTCTTCATCCCTTACGGTTCATTTTACTATCAAAAAGATGACTTCCAATCAGATAACACCTTTAAAGGCGGTTTAGATATTAAATATGGAATCAGTGACGCTTTTACGCTGGATGCGATTTTAGTTCCTGATTTTGGCCAGACCAAATTTGACAATGCAATTTTGAACCTAGAGCCATTCGAACAGAAACTAGATGAAAACAGGCCTTTCTTTACCGAAGGAACCGAACTGTTTTCTAAAGGAAACTTATTCTATTCCCGAAGAATTGGAGGTTTTCCAAGTGCTGAACCTATTCTGGAAAAAAATGAAGTAATTACAGATTATCCAAGCACTGTAGATTTACTCAACGCGATTAAAGTCTCAGGGCGTACCAAGAATGGGTTAGGAATAGGTTTCTTGAATGCCATCACAGAAAAAACATACGCCACAATAAAAGACACAATAACTTCTGCTGCAAGAAAAGAAACCATTGAACCGCTTACAAATTATAACATAATTGTATTAGACCAGCGCTTTAACCAAAATTCCTCCATAACCTTTATCAATACAAACACAATCCGAAACGGCGGATTTAGAGATGCAAACGTTTCGGGCCTTTTATTTGATTTAAATACAAAGAAAAACAGCTACAGCTTAAATGGAGATTTTAAATACAGCAGCATAAACACCTACGAAGATTATAACGGCTATAAAACAGCATTGAATTTTGAAAAAACAAGCGGAAAAATTCGTTACGAAATTTCAGGAAAATATATTTCAGAAAATTATGATATAAATGATCTTGGATTAATTTTTTACACCAACTATCACGCCGCTTATGGCAATATAAGTTATAGGATTCTTAACCCAACTACTGTTTTTAATTCATTTAAAATAACACAGGAAGCCAATTTAGAAATTCAAAATACAACAGGAAAATTTCAAGAAGATTATCTGAAAACTACTGTCGGAGCCTCTTCATTAAACAACACATATTATGAATTTTCTGCTCTTTATACACCACAGGAAACGTATGATTTTTATGAACCCCGCGTTTATGGCCGCTATGTTCGTGTTCCTAAAAGATTATCCTCTTATTTTGGATTTGAATGGAACAGAAACCATGCATTTACAATTGATGCAACCACCTCTTTTGTAAAATATGACGAAAAAAACAGACAGACTTATGGCATCTATATCAATCCAAAATACCGGTTTAGTAATCAATTTTCTTTAGAATACGCTTTAGAATACACTAACAAAAAAAATGACAGAGGCCGAGTTGGATATGACAATAACGGTATTGTCTTTGCGGAAAGAAACAGAGAAATTCTTTCCAATATACTCACAGGAAAATTTGCGATCACCAACACAATGGCTTTAAATCTTGATGCCCGATATTATTGGTCCTATGCCGATAACCATGAATTCTTCACTCTACAAGACGATGGAAGCCTAACTCCTAATTCAAGTTACAATCTAAACAAAAACAGAAATTTTAATTCTTGGAATTTAGATCTTTCTTACTCATGGTGGTTTGCTCCCGGAAGCGAAATTATTCTCCTGTACCGAAATTACGCCTTAGAAGAAACCAATCAGGTTGAAAAAGACATTTCTAGCAATCTTTCACACATTTTCAATAGCAATCAAACAAATATCTTTTCAGTCAGCATTCGCTATTACATTGACTACAATGTGGTAAAAAACAAATTTTAA
- a CDS encoding carboxypeptidase-like regulatory domain-containing protein: MNNNFTFLFISFFIIHLTAAQTNVEKWINGQITVNDISPLEGVNIMNTSSKVMAVSDQYGHFSIFVKEGDILNFSAVNYENLRKFINKKEFNLGSIAVNLTPKTIELDEVVINKYSDINAEDLGIIPKDQVKLTTAERRLQTAGDFKPIHLLGLLGGMLAVDPILNAINGRTKMLKKELSIEKKEFLMIKIENLFEDKYYIETLKIPEDLIKGFQYYCIEDLDFVRSLKEKNKTMSMFLIVGLASEFNKNQGGDKK, translated from the coding sequence GTGAATAATAATTTTACTTTTTTGTTTATTTCTTTTTTCATAATTCACCTGACCGCAGCTCAAACAAATGTTGAGAAATGGATAAATGGGCAAATAACGGTCAATGATATATCTCCGTTAGAAGGTGTCAATATTATGAATACTTCAAGTAAAGTTATGGCTGTTTCAGATCAATATGGTCATTTTTCGATTTTTGTCAAGGAAGGAGATATTCTAAATTTTTCGGCAGTTAATTATGAAAACTTGCGAAAATTCATCAATAAGAAGGAATTTAATTTAGGAAGTATTGCGGTTAATCTGACTCCAAAAACCATTGAATTGGATGAGGTGGTTATCAATAAATATTCGGATATAAATGCCGAGGATTTAGGAATAATTCCAAAAGATCAGGTCAAGTTAACTACAGCTGAGAGAAGGCTTCAGACCGCTGGTGACTTTAAACCTATACATTTATTAGGTTTGTTAGGCGGGATGTTGGCGGTTGATCCAATTTTGAACGCCATAAACGGAAGAACCAAAATGTTGAAAAAAGAACTTTCTATCGAAAAAAAGGAATTTTTGATGATAAAGATTGAGAACTTGTTTGAGGATAAATATTATATAGAAACCTTGAAAATACCCGAAGATCTCATTAAAGGATTTCAATATTATTGTATTGAAGACCTTGATTTTGTTAGATCATTAAAGGAGAAAAATAAAACCATGAGTATGTTTTTGATAGTTGGATTGGCTTCAGAATTTAATAAAAACCAAGGTGGTGATAAAAAATAA
- a CDS encoding transposase, translating into MTPIDLLKLMLPDFLVDHFEVVSTTNTEEILHLYFEEKIKPPQEFNTFELVSKGFLDEITIQDFPLRGKFVYLHIKRRRWTNKTTGEIIKRDWNLVAKGTRMTQEFAAFLKEINR; encoded by the coding sequence ATGACTCCTATTGACCTTTTAAAATTGATGCTGCCTGATTTTTTAGTAGACCACTTTGAAGTGGTTTCTACTACTAATACAGAAGAAATATTACACTTGTATTTTGAGGAAAAAATTAAGCCTCCACAAGAGTTTAATACATTTGAACTGGTATCAAAGGGCTTTTTGGATGAGATCACTATTCAGGATTTTCCTCTAAGAGGTAAGTTTGTGTATTTGCATATCAAAAGACGTCGCTGGACTAATAAAACCACAGGAGAAATTATTAAAAGAGATTGGAATTTAGTTGCCAAAGGAACCCGCATGACTCAAGAGTTTGCGGCTTTTTTAAAAGAAATTAATAGATAA
- a CDS encoding DUF6702 family protein gives MKKRIVSLLLLAFIFSMSSFGMHKFYMAIYQINYAPEKKMLQITARIFADDFDKALEKKHGKKFFFGTNKETAESLELLKKYLAESFSLKVNGQSKTMNFLSKEMDGDVLVCYLSIKDISKIKEIEIYNSILTDYFASQQNIVNVTAFNVKRSFLFTETSTKEVLKY, from the coding sequence ATGAAAAAACGGATAGTTTCGTTACTTTTATTAGCTTTTATCTTTTCGATGAGCAGTTTTGGCATGCATAAATTTTATATGGCCATTTACCAAATTAATTATGCTCCCGAAAAGAAAATGCTTCAAATAACGGCCCGCATTTTTGCAGATGATTTTGATAAGGCTTTAGAAAAAAAACACGGTAAAAAGTTTTTTTTTGGAACAAATAAAGAGACAGCTGAATCTTTAGAATTATTAAAAAAATACCTAGCTGAGAGTTTTTCTTTAAAAGTTAACGGACAGTCAAAAACTATGAATTTCTTAAGTAAGGAAATGGATGGAGATGTGCTGGTTTGTTATTTAAGTATTAAAGATATTTCGAAAATAAAAGAAATCGAAATTTATAATTCGATATTAACCGATTATTTTGCTTCGCAGCAGAATATTGTAAATGTGACTGCATTTAATGTAAAAAGAAGCTTCCTTTTTACAGAAACATCAACTAAAGAAGTGTTAAAATATTGA
- a CDS encoding murein L,D-transpeptidase catalytic domain family protein, with translation MNRYTAVYKSVFALFLVFSLFAFSRNVINTHKSIPKKKIASVLKSNIDSKIESVYNALQANQFELPKQDCFSEALKGFYSLQEKGIVKSNILTLVDFSLSSNVKRLWIIDLSSNLVLFQTLVAHGRNTGEEFANDFSNTPESFKSSLGFYVTGEVYKGKHGVSLKLDGLEKGLNDNARNRAVVLHGADYVSESFIKNHKRLGRSQGCPAVPVECVSEIITMIKGQSCLYIYHPSIIKSKENNLFS, from the coding sequence ATGAATAGATATACAGCAGTTTATAAGTCGGTTTTCGCGTTGTTTTTAGTTTTTAGTTTATTTGCATTTTCAAGAAACGTAATAAATACACATAAAAGTATTCCAAAAAAGAAAATTGCTTCCGTTTTGAAATCTAATATAGATTCCAAAATTGAAAGTGTTTATAATGCTTTGCAGGCAAATCAATTTGAATTGCCAAAGCAAGACTGTTTTAGTGAAGCCTTGAAAGGATTTTATTCACTACAGGAAAAAGGAATAGTAAAAAGCAACATATTAACTCTTGTTGATTTTAGTTTGTCATCTAATGTAAAGCGCCTTTGGATTATTGATTTGTCAAGTAATTTGGTGTTGTTTCAAACATTAGTGGCTCACGGAAGAAATACCGGAGAGGAATTTGCTAATGATTTTTCAAATACGCCGGAATCTTTCAAAAGCAGTTTAGGGTTTTATGTTACAGGAGAAGTTTATAAAGGGAAACATGGTGTTTCTCTAAAATTAGACGGTTTGGAAAAAGGCTTAAACGATAATGCACGAAACAGAGCAGTTGTTCTTCATGGCGCCGATTATGTTTCGGAATCTTTTATAAAGAATCATAAACGATTAGGCAGAAGTCAAGGATGTCCTGCTGTTCCTGTCGAATGTGTATCAGAAATTATTACAATGATTAAAGGGCAGTCGTGTTTGTATATTTATCATCCTTCAATTATTAAATCAAAAGAAAATAATTTATTTTCGTAA
- the gpmI gene encoding 2,3-bisphosphoglycerate-independent phosphoglycerate mutase, translating to MNKKVILMILDGWGKSPDPKVSAIDNANVPFINSLYTKYPSAQLRTDGLNVGLPEGQMGNSEVGHMNLGAGRIVYQDLAKINLAVAKKTLAKEQVLIDAFTYAKENNKKVHFLGLVSDGGVHSHTSHLRGLIDASQEYGLDKVFIHAFTDGRDVDPKSGKGYIQDLQNHIKNTPVKIASIIGRYYAMDRDKRWERVKLAYDLVVNGTGTHSTNAYETIKESYKNHVTDEFIAPTVMVDENDKPVATIEKDDVVIFFNFRTDRGRELTEALSQKDFHEQNMHKLQLYYVTLTNYDETYENVKVVYNKDNITETLGEVLEKANKKQIRIAETEKYPHVTFFFSGGQETPFKGESRILRNSPKVATYDLQPEMSAFELKDALVPELNKGEVDFVCLNFANGDMVGHTGIMSAAIQACEAVDACVKEVVEAALANDYTTIIIADHGNCETMINPDGSPNTAHTTNPVPIILVDKDLKTINNGVLGDIAPTVLALMGIEQPAAMTCHSLL from the coding sequence ATGAATAAAAAAGTAATTTTAATGATTTTAGACGGTTGGGGAAAATCTCCTGACCCGAAAGTTTCTGCAATTGATAATGCAAATGTTCCATTTATAAATAGTCTTTATACAAAATACCCTAGCGCACAGCTTCGCACCGATGGATTAAACGTTGGTTTACCAGAAGGGCAAATGGGAAACAGTGAAGTAGGGCACATGAATCTTGGAGCTGGAAGAATTGTTTACCAAGATTTAGCAAAAATTAATTTGGCCGTAGCCAAAAAAACTCTTGCAAAAGAACAGGTTTTAATTGATGCATTCACTTACGCTAAAGAAAACAATAAAAAAGTACACTTTTTAGGATTAGTTTCAGACGGAGGTGTTCACTCACACACTTCTCACTTGCGCGGATTAATTGACGCTTCTCAAGAATACGGATTGGACAAAGTTTTCATTCACGCATTTACTGACGGACGTGATGTTGATCCAAAATCTGGAAAAGGATACATTCAGGATTTACAAAATCACATCAAAAATACTCCAGTAAAAATAGCTTCAATTATTGGCCGTTATTACGCAATGGATCGTGACAAACGTTGGGAACGTGTTAAACTTGCTTACGATTTAGTAGTAAATGGGACAGGTACTCATTCAACTAATGCTTATGAAACCATAAAAGAAAGCTACAAAAACCATGTGACAGATGAATTTATCGCACCTACGGTTATGGTGGACGAAAATGACAAGCCTGTTGCAACTATTGAAAAAGATGATGTTGTTATTTTCTTCAACTTTAGAACCGATAGAGGACGTGAATTGACCGAAGCTTTATCGCAAAAAGATTTCCACGAGCAAAACATGCACAAATTACAGTTGTATTATGTGACGCTTACCAACTATGATGAAACTTACGAGAATGTAAAAGTGGTTTACAACAAAGACAACATCACTGAAACACTGGGTGAAGTTTTGGAAAAAGCCAACAAAAAACAAATCCGTATTGCTGAAACAGAAAAATATCCTCACGTAACATTCTTCTTTTCTGGCGGACAGGAAACTCCTTTTAAAGGTGAATCAAGAATATTAAGAAACTCTCCAAAAGTAGCCACTTATGATTTACAGCCAGAAATGAGTGCCTTTGAATTGAAAGACGCTTTGGTTCCTGAATTAAACAAAGGAGAAGTTGATTTTGTATGTTTAAATTTTGCTAATGGCGACATGGTAGGACATACAGGAATTATGAGTGCTGCCATACAAGCATGTGAAGCAGTTGATGCCTGTGTAAAAGAAGTTGTTGAAGCAGCTCTTGCCAATGATTACACAACCATTATTATTGCTGACCACGGTAACTGCGAAACGATGATTAACCCTGATGGTTCACCAAATACCGCTCACACAACAAATCCAGTGCCAATCATTCTTGTTGACAAAGATTTGAAAACCATCAACAATGGAGTTTTAGGAGACATTGCCCCTACTGTTCTTGCCTTGATGGGAATCGAACAGCCTGCAGCGATGACTTGTCATTCATTACTATAA
- a CDS encoding murein L,D-transpeptidase, with translation MNKYCLFIVLLALLSCGKKDSIINLDTFKISDSNDKEGEIIEFDSILISPFKSRSLADFYSSKNNQTVWQSEKNRKTILETIKNCESEGLNPSDYTISKLLGLEKKFTELDEDEQVNYDLLLTYNFQKYLTHLHNGKLNPKKLYPNWDLHIEELDTKAILNNALEKDSLAGEIKKCQPRALTYGKLIKALSLINEFPEDKTEPVVSDEKIEPDATNPAVINIKKKLLYWKDLESNDSITSHYDTETVEAVKKFQTRHGLISDGIIGKSTVTALNFTKEERKHQIIANLERWRWYAKSFAQNYVLINIPNYSLNVIEDQNITMSKRIVVGKSKRKTPVLTSILQTVVFNPTWTVPPTILKEDLIPEMMQNRNALKNKGIGIYDSKNNEVDPAKWDPNRPRGYRYVQKPGYYNALGVVKINFPNKYSVYLHDTNHRNLFERNNRSLSSGCVRIENPLEFAQLLLDNPKKYSMEKIDSIVATKTTLFLGIKKRYAIYQWYWTAWSEDNELIFRTDIYNLDADLYTQLRK, from the coding sequence ATGAATAAATACTGCTTATTTATTGTCTTACTAGCGCTTCTAAGCTGTGGCAAAAAAGATTCCATCATCAATTTGGACACTTTCAAAATATCTGATTCGAATGATAAAGAAGGAGAAATCATTGAATTTGACAGTATATTAATTAGTCCGTTTAAAAGCAGATCACTTGCTGATTTTTATAGTTCCAAAAACAATCAAACCGTTTGGCAGTCTGAAAAAAATAGAAAAACAATCCTTGAAACAATTAAAAATTGCGAATCAGAAGGATTGAATCCATCAGACTATACTATTTCTAAATTACTGGGATTAGAAAAAAAATTTACAGAACTTGATGAAGATGAGCAAGTAAATTATGATTTATTGCTCACTTATAATTTTCAAAAATACCTGACTCACCTGCATAACGGAAAACTAAACCCCAAAAAGCTATATCCTAACTGGGATTTACATATCGAAGAATTAGATACCAAAGCCATTTTAAATAACGCCTTAGAAAAAGACTCTTTGGCTGGTGAAATAAAAAAATGCCAGCCCAGAGCATTGACGTATGGAAAATTAATAAAAGCATTATCCCTAATAAATGAATTTCCCGAAGACAAGACTGAACCTGTTGTTTCAGATGAAAAAATAGAACCCGACGCCACCAATCCGGCCGTAATTAATATTAAGAAAAAACTATTGTATTGGAAAGATTTAGAAAGCAATGACAGCATCACCTCACATTATGATACTGAAACTGTCGAAGCTGTAAAAAAATTCCAAACCCGTCACGGATTAATTTCTGACGGTATTATTGGCAAAAGCACAGTAACTGCATTGAATTTTACCAAAGAAGAAAGGAAACATCAAATCATAGCCAATCTGGAACGCTGGAGATGGTATGCCAAATCATTTGCTCAAAATTATGTCCTAATCAACATTCCCAATTACAGTTTAAATGTGATAGAAGATCAAAACATTACAATGAGCAAACGTATTGTTGTGGGAAAAAGCAAAAGAAAAACTCCTGTATTAACTTCTATATTGCAAACTGTAGTTTTTAACCCTACTTGGACGGTACCTCCAACCATTTTAAAAGAAGACCTCATTCCTGAAATGATGCAAAACAGAAACGCTTTAAAAAATAAAGGAATTGGAATATACGATTCCAAAAATAATGAAGTTGATCCAGCAAAATGGGATCCCAACAGACCAAGAGGATATCGTTATGTACAAAAGCCAGGCTATTACAATGCTCTTGGGGTTGTCAAAATTAATTTTCCAAACAAATACAGCGTTTACCTGCATGATACTAATCACCGCAATTTATTTGAACGTAACAACCGCTCCCTAAGTTCAGGCTGTGTGCGTATTGAAAATCCTTTGGAATTTGCCCAGCTCCTGCTAGACAATCCGAAAAAGTATTCTATGGAAAAAATTGACTCTATTGTCGCTACAAAAACAACGCTTTTTCTGGGCATAAAAAAACGCTATGCCATATACCAATGGTACTGGACAGCGTGGAGTGAGGATAACGAATTGATTTTTAGAACAGACATTTACAATTTAGACGCCGATCTCTATACTCAATTACGAAAATAA
- the pepE gene encoding dipeptidase PepE, giving the protein MKNCIIASTSTLYNGEYLDYLLPELQLHFKDCKTILFIPFARPGGISHDEYTSKAAVAFAKINIELKGIHTFENQKEAIQNAEGFFTGGGNTFLLVTQLYKNDLMDILAETVKKGTPYLGTSAGSNICGLTMQTTNDMPIIYPPSFQTLGLIPFNLNPHYLDPDNQSKHMGETRETRIKEFHAFNSLPVLGLREGSWLDIKGEKITLKGNLQARLFRQNQLPEELETGSDLSFLN; this is encoded by the coding sequence ATGAAAAATTGCATTATTGCCAGTACTTCAACTTTATATAATGGAGAATACTTAGACTATTTATTGCCCGAACTGCAATTGCATTTTAAGGATTGCAAAACGATTCTTTTTATACCATTTGCAAGACCCGGCGGCATCTCACATGACGAATATACCTCGAAAGCAGCTGTAGCTTTCGCCAAAATAAATATTGAATTGAAAGGCATTCACACATTTGAAAACCAAAAGGAAGCCATCCAAAATGCCGAAGGTTTTTTTACAGGTGGCGGCAATACTTTCCTGTTGGTTACTCAATTGTACAAAAACGATCTGATGGATATACTCGCGGAAACTGTTAAAAAAGGAACACCATATTTGGGAACCAGCGCAGGAAGCAATATTTGCGGATTAACAATGCAGACCACAAACGACATGCCAATTATCTATCCTCCAAGTTTTCAAACTTTAGGATTGATTCCTTTCAATTTAAATCCCCATTATTTAGATCCCGACAATCAATCCAAACACATGGGAGAAACAAGAGAAACAAGAATAAAAGAGTTTCATGCCTTCAACTCATTGCCTGTATTGGGGCTTCGCGAAGGAAGCTGGCTAGACATAAAAGGGGAAAAAATTACTCTGAAAGGAAATTTACAAGCCAGGCTTTTTAGACAAAATCAATTACCCGAAGAACTGGAAACTGGAAGTGATTTGAGTTTTTTAAATTAA
- a CDS encoding transposase, producing MGGFFGVNGKKLQRQYKKHLSSFNTWDPREHAHQWIVYPENIGTHLSIDEVALSQGELYTIVTNKKFKGKKGSLVAIVAGTKADQVIEHISKIDYKKRSCVKEITLDMANSMKLISKRCFPKAIQVTDRFHVQKLALEALQEIRIKHRWEAMDFENQLILQAKRENKTYIPELLPNGDSLKQLLARSRYLLYKSREKWTENQKERAQMLFELYPDIKTAYNLNQQLRGIYNNNNDKHIAMTKLAHWYRNVEESGFKNFNILLNTITFNYQSILNYFDNRSTNASAESFNAKIKAFRSQFRGVRNIDFFLFRLSNLFA from the coding sequence ATTGGAGGTTTTTTCGGAGTAAACGGAAAGAAGCTCCAAAGACAATACAAAAAGCACTTGAGTTCCTTTAATACTTGGGATCCACGAGAACATGCACATCAATGGATTGTTTATCCTGAAAATATAGGTACTCATTTATCAATTGACGAAGTAGCTTTATCTCAGGGTGAACTTTATACTATTGTAACCAACAAGAAATTCAAAGGCAAAAAAGGTTCATTAGTTGCTATTGTTGCTGGAACCAAGGCTGATCAGGTTATAGAACACATCAGTAAGATTGATTATAAGAAGAGGAGCTGTGTCAAAGAGATAACACTTGACATGGCTAATTCCATGAAACTAATCTCTAAGAGATGCTTTCCAAAAGCAATACAAGTGACCGATAGGTTTCATGTTCAAAAATTAGCATTGGAAGCTTTACAAGAGATTAGAATCAAGCATCGATGGGAAGCTATGGATTTTGAGAATCAATTGATATTGCAGGCAAAAAGAGAGAATAAAACATATATCCCAGAGCTCTTGCCTAATGGAGATTCTCTAAAACAACTTTTGGCCAGAAGCAGGTATCTACTCTATAAATCTCGCGAAAAATGGACTGAAAATCAAAAAGAAAGGGCTCAAATGTTATTTGAATTATACCCCGATATAAAGACAGCATATAATCTAAATCAACAACTTCGAGGGATTTACAATAACAACAATGACAAACACATTGCCATGACCAAACTGGCGCATTGGTATAGAAATGTAGAGGAATCAGGCTTTAAAAACTTTAATATTCTGCTCAATACTATAACTTTTAACTACCAGTCAATTTTAAACTATTTTGACAATAGAAGCACAAATGCTTCTGCCGAATCTTTCAATGCAAAAATAAAAGCTTTTAGAAGTCAGTTTAGAGGAGTGAGAAATATAGATTTCTTCTTATTCAGATTATCCAATCTTTTTGCATAA